The proteins below are encoded in one region of Asticcacaulis excentricus CB 48:
- a CDS encoding D-Ala-D-Ala carboxypeptidase family metallohydrolase, protein MITADTLKALSPQANATRISVYAPALEAARDEYGIDTPRRVAHFMAQLSHECDNFRALVENLNYSAQGLYKTFPKRVGSLENAQRLVNEGKAAIAEAIYGNRPELGNVEPGDGFRYIGRGFIMITGRANYKRYGELTGLPLVEQPQKLEEAETAARASGAFWRAKNLNALADADDLVGITRIINGGTNGLDHRKALYERAKQVWPEPVLPPSYPGYTPLSQYFTLEELTQSDIAERNGIENMPTPEHLNNLKDTAQRMDKVRALLGQPITVRSGYRGPALNAKIGGSKTSAHMIGRAVDFVSQRFGTPLDICRKIMASDIVFDQLIYEGTWVHIGFSDTPRRQALRADFSVTPTAYRPLVL, encoded by the coding sequence ATGATTACGGCGGACACGCTCAAAGCCCTGTCGCCGCAGGCCAATGCAACGCGAATATCCGTCTATGCTCCGGCACTAGAAGCCGCGCGGGACGAATACGGCATCGACACGCCGCGGCGGGTAGCGCACTTCATGGCGCAACTGTCGCATGAGTGCGATAACTTCCGCGCACTGGTCGAAAACCTGAACTACAGCGCCCAGGGTCTTTACAAGACCTTCCCTAAGCGCGTCGGCTCTCTGGAGAATGCCCAGCGACTGGTCAATGAGGGCAAGGCGGCCATTGCCGAAGCCATCTATGGCAACCGTCCGGAATTGGGCAATGTCGAACCCGGCGACGGCTTTCGCTATATCGGGCGCGGTTTTATTATGATTACCGGGCGGGCCAATTATAAGCGCTACGGCGAACTGACGGGCTTGCCGTTGGTCGAGCAGCCGCAAAAGCTGGAAGAGGCCGAGACGGCGGCGCGCGCCTCCGGGGCCTTTTGGCGCGCCAAAAACCTCAATGCCCTAGCCGATGCCGATGATCTTGTAGGCATTACACGCATCATCAATGGAGGTACCAACGGCCTTGATCATCGTAAGGCGCTGTATGAACGCGCCAAACAGGTGTGGCCGGAGCCGGTCCTGCCGCCCAGCTATCCCGGCTATACGCCGCTCAGCCAGTATTTCACGCTCGAAGAACTGACCCAATCGGACATCGCTGAGCGCAACGGTATAGAAAACATGCCGACACCTGAGCATCTGAATAATCTCAAGGACACGGCGCAGCGCATGGACAAGGTGCGCGCGCTTCTCGGGCAGCCCATAACTGTGCGCAGTGGCTATCGCGGTCCGGCACTCAATGCGAAAATTGGCGGCTCGAAGACCAGCGCCCACATGATTGGCCGGGCGGTGGATTTTGTGTCGCAGCGCTTTGGCACGCCTCTCGATATCTGCCGCAAGATCATGGCCAGCGATATCGTCTTCGATCAGTTGATCTATGAGGGGACATGGGTGCATATCGGCTTTTCCGACACGCCGCGCCGGCAGGCCCTTCGCGCCGATTTTAGCGTGACGCCGACGGCCTATCGTCCGCTGGTGCTGTAG